The following coding sequences are from one Triticum aestivum cultivar Chinese Spring chromosome 5A, IWGSC CS RefSeq v2.1, whole genome shotgun sequence window:
- the LOC123102089 gene encoding uncharacterized protein isoform X1 — protein MLVDLVVMLVLLRLPALFEVSQCPFPIFEDKLEFKVENILWNATSYRKGDRLPKIHSSIEKRNGLGFESSTVPTLMKYLKLFMLSLMRNASGGWSSHKMQ, from the exons ATGCTAGTGGATCTGGTGGTGATGCTGGTGCTGCTGCGGCTTCCTGCTCTGTTTGAAGT GTCACAGTGTCCTTTTCCAATCTTTGAAGATAAGTTGGAATTCAAGGTAGAAAATATTTTGTGGAACGCCACTTCCTATAG GAAGGGTGATAGGCTTCCCAAAATTCATTCATCTATAGAAAAACGTAATGGCCTTGGGTTCGAGTCCTCCACCGTTCCGACTTTGATGAAGTACCTGAAGTTGTTTATGTTGTCCTTGATGAGGAATGCTTCAGGAGGATG GTCGTCACATAAGATGCAGTAG
- the LOC123102089 gene encoding uncharacterized protein isoform X2, with translation MLVDLVVMLVLLRLPALFEVVLFQSLKISWNSRKGDRLPKIHSSIEKRNGLGFESSTVPTLMKYLKLFMLSLMRNASGGWSSHKMQ, from the exons ATGCTAGTGGATCTGGTGGTGATGCTGGTGCTGCTGCGGCTTCCTGCTCTGTTTGAAGT TGTCCTTTTCCAATCTTTGAAGATAAGTTGGAATTCAAG GAAGGGTGATAGGCTTCCCAAAATTCATTCATCTATAGAAAAACGTAATGGCCTTGGGTTCGAGTCCTCCACCGTTCCGACTTTGATGAAGTACCTGAAGTTGTTTATGTTGTCCTTGATGAGGAATGCTTCAGGAGGATG GTCGTCACATAAGATGCAGTAG